The Cytobacillus oceanisediminis genomic interval ATCCGTAACAAACACGCCGATTAAATTCGTCGGTCTTGGCGAAAAGCTGGATGCGCTTGAAGCGTTCCATCCAGAACGGATGGCATCCCGTATATTAGGTATGGGAGATGTCCTATCCCTAATTGAAAAAGCACAGGCCAATGTGGATGAAGAAAAGGCAAAAGAGCTTGAGCAGAAGATGCGCACTGCTTCCTTCACATTTGATGATTTTTTGGATCAGCTTGGACAGGTTCGGAATATGGGGCCGCTGGATGAGCTTCTGAAAATGATGCCTGGCGCCAACAAAATCAAAGGCTTGAATAATATCCAAATCGACGAGAAGCAAATCACTCACGTTGAAGCGATTATTAAATCGATGACAAAGGAAGAGAAAACTCATCCGGAAATCATCAATTCAAGCCGCCGCAAACGGATTGCCAAGGGAAGCGGAAGAACCGTTCCTGAAGTCAACCGTCTGCTGAAGCAATTTGAAGACATGAAAAAGATGATGAAGCAAATGGCTGGCATGCAGCAAAAAGGCAAGAAAAAAGGCGGATTTAAGCTTCCTTTTAACCCTTTTTAGTAATGTCTAGCTCCAGCGCCTGCCCCCTCGAGGTCACAAGCCAATCCTCCGAAAAAGGCAAAGAACGCCTTTTCGAAAGGCTAGTCTTGTGCTTGTCGGGGGTGAGCAAGGCGCTTGCGCTTTTCTAGTCAATTAAGCTTTTCATAAGATGTAAAGAAAAAAACCTTTACAAACTAATTAACTATCTGATATTATACTATCTTGTGTGAAACTATTCGGAGGTGCTTTTTAAAATGGCAGTAAAAATTCGTTTAAAGCGTATGGGTGCTCACAAAAACCCTTTCTATCGTATCGTTGTAGCTGATTCTCGTTCTCCTCGTGACGGACGTTTCATTGAAACAGTAGGAACTTACAACCCGGTTGCTCAGCC includes:
- the rpsP gene encoding 30S ribosomal protein S16, whose translation is MAVKIRLKRMGAHKNPFYRIVVADSRSPRDGRFIETVGTYNPVAQPAIVEINEELALKWLQTGAKPSDTVRNLFSKQGIMEKFHNAKNGK